One Saprospiraceae bacterium DNA window includes the following coding sequences:
- a CDS encoding sugar kinase, with the protein MRILCFGEILLRLSPPNAYRFVQARLFDAVYGGSEANVAASLAQWGEQVSFLTRVPDNELGQAALGALAQQGVDISHCKRGGERLGIYFLEQGIGRRASKVLYDRAHSGMADLKPGMLDWQSALEQADWLHWSGITPALSQGAAQTLMEGLELAKKLDVKVSCDLNYRASLWKYGASPASVMPELVGFADVLLGDRKSFLTCLGINSTKETSPDTLFAMVGKTFPRLRFIAMTRRDGISASHNTYQGLLYDGLQLRMSQSYDLPDMLDRIGSGDAFMAGLIHGLRKMSDDTQQIVEFATAAAAFKHYVAGDFNLCDEVEVRDLMAGNTGGKVNR; encoded by the coding sequence ATGCGAATACTTTGTTTCGGGGAAATTCTGCTGCGACTATCCCCACCCAACGCTTACCGTTTCGTGCAAGCTCGCCTATTCGATGCCGTCTATGGCGGCTCTGAAGCCAACGTGGCCGCATCTCTCGCCCAATGGGGCGAGCAGGTCTCCTTTCTGACCCGCGTGCCTGACAACGAATTGGGGCAGGCTGCGCTGGGCGCGCTAGCTCAACAAGGGGTGGACATCAGCCATTGCAAGCGCGGAGGTGAACGTCTGGGTATTTACTTCTTGGAACAGGGCATCGGGCGAAGAGCCTCGAAGGTGCTCTACGACCGTGCGCACAGTGGCATGGCAGACCTAAAGCCCGGAATGTTGGATTGGCAGAGCGCGTTGGAGCAAGCTGATTGGCTTCATTGGTCAGGCATCACACCCGCACTGTCGCAAGGTGCCGCCCAAACCTTGATGGAAGGACTTGAGTTAGCCAAGAAACTTGATGTGAAAGTTTCTTGCGACCTCAACTATCGGGCAAGCCTTTGGAAATATGGCGCATCGCCAGCCAGTGTGATGCCCGAGTTGGTAGGCTTTGCCGATGTGTTGCTCGGCGACCGAAAATCTTTTCTCACTTGCTTAGGCATCAATAGCACCAAAGAAACTTCACCCGATACATTGTTTGCAATGGTGGGAAAAACTTTCCCTCGCCTTCGTTTTATCGCCATGACACGGCGCGACGGCATCTCGGCCTCACACAACACTTATCAGGGCTTGCTCTACGATGGCCTTCAACTAAGAATGTCCCAATCGTACGATTTGCCCGATATGCTCGACCGCATCGGGAGCGGCGACGCCTTCATGGCAGGCCTTATACACGGGTTGCGAAAAATGAGCGACGACACACAGCAAATAGTCGAGTTTGCAACTGCCGCTGCCGCTTTCAAACACTATGTTGCGGGAGACTTCAACTTGTGCGACGAGGTGGAGGTGCGCGATTTGATGGCAGGCAATACCGGCGGGAAAGTAAATCGTTGA
- a CDS encoding glycerate kinase: MRILIAPDSFKDALPATDVCQALARGVQAAMPHAHIVCCPLADGGEGTAEVLTGHLKLTTVKIQTCDPLRRPLTASYLLGADGHTAFVEMARTAGLQLLTPQERNPLLTTTFGTGMQMADAAQRGVQKLVLAIGGSATNDAGTGMAAALGWRFLDKNGVSLAPIGANLSAIERIVSPAQPFPASIQVICDVTNPLFGPNGAAHTYARQKGASDDAIEQLDAGLRHFAAVAAQHGYDFAPDLPGSGAAGGMGYGTRLFLGAELRPGADTVMDLLDFDQKLAWADAVLTGEGAIDGQTANGKLIHQLCRRAKHHGIPVLAFCGKLEADAAQIAKTGLRAAFGINDDAAPGTPLHTLLPRTAEQLERTARRVFDEKNLVQDLLRRH, from the coding sequence ATGCGAATACTCATTGCGCCCGATTCCTTCAAGGATGCCCTTCCCGCGACGGACGTTTGTCAGGCGCTCGCACGCGGTGTGCAGGCAGCGATGCCCCACGCGCATATCGTGTGCTGCCCATTGGCCGACGGCGGTGAAGGCACAGCCGAAGTGCTGACCGGGCACTTAAAGCTCACCACCGTCAAAATCCAGACCTGCGACCCGCTCCGCCGCCCTCTCACGGCCTCTTACCTGCTGGGTGCAGATGGACACACTGCTTTTGTCGAAATGGCCCGCACCGCTGGCCTGCAATTGTTGACCCCACAAGAGCGCAATCCGCTGCTGACAACCACTTTCGGCACAGGCATGCAAATGGCGGATGCGGCGCAGCGCGGCGTGCAAAAACTGGTGCTGGCCATCGGCGGTAGCGCCACCAACGATGCCGGAACAGGTATGGCCGCTGCCCTCGGCTGGCGTTTTTTGGACAAAAACGGCGTGTCGCTCGCACCCATCGGGGCCAACCTTTCTGCTATCGAACGAATCGTGTCGCCAGCTCAACCCTTCCCCGCCAGCATACAGGTCATTTGCGACGTGACCAATCCCCTGTTTGGCCCCAACGGGGCGGCACACACCTACGCCCGCCAAAAAGGTGCCAGCGACGACGCCATCGAGCAGTTGGATGCCGGGCTGCGCCACTTCGCAGCTGTGGCTGCTCAACATGGATACGACTTCGCACCCGACCTGCCCGGCAGCGGTGCCGCTGGTGGCATGGGCTACGGCACCCGTCTTTTTTTGGGTGCCGAACTCCGACCCGGTGCCGACACCGTGATGGACCTGCTTGATTTTGACCAAAAACTAGCCTGGGCCGATGCGGTACTCACAGGAGAAGGTGCGATTGATGGCCAAACAGCAAATGGCAAACTGATTCATCAGCTTTGCCGCCGAGCCAAACATCACGGCATCCCGGTGCTGGCTTTTTGCGGAAAATTGGAAGCAGACGCTGCACAGATAGCCAAAACCGGACTTCGCGCAGCTTTCGGCATCAACGATGATGCCGCGCCCGGCACGCCGCTCCACACACTGCTTCCCCGTACAGCGGAACAGCTGGAACGAACCGCACGCCGTGTCTTCGACGAAAAAAATTTAGTTCAAGATTTGCTGCGCCGTCACTAA
- a CDS encoding mandelate racemase/muconate lactonizing enzyme family protein: MFRRSFFKKTATLLAGTLAAPDIMRAEWLIFSAEKTPAPLIDFCQILPNPVAPRRIELLKKEGWDENRAWFVRIVTDDVAYTMPANSRIQYLRGIFNGLVAPFFIGKDLRNIEALVEACYRDERNYKYCGMPLWNCIGHVEIAALGLLGTLAGKPVAELYGTLIRRDVETYYTTFDRKSAPEEYAQKALEKARELGVRAMKVKIGGRMAPDPVPGRTEAIIPLFRKIAGDDFTLYADANGSYENLKDILRIGRRLHAEGYEIWEEPCPFREYELTRQATKRLKISIAGGEQDSAMPIWRRMIAERIVDVVQPDLMYTGGFARALRVARTAAEHGLQIAPHSPHVGHLHAPMLHLAAITPNMPRFQEWQPNDYLKKVYAPNLSVEHGRMPIPLGPGWGVTLDPDFVKQLTVVEGW; this comes from the coding sequence ATGTTTCGCCGCTCTTTCTTCAAAAAAACTGCCACGCTCTTGGCCGGCACGCTGGCTGCGCCCGATATTATGCGGGCCGAATGGCTCATCTTTTCAGCAGAAAAAACACCCGCCCCGCTGATTGATTTTTGTCAAATACTGCCCAACCCCGTGGCGCCACGCCGCATCGAACTGCTCAAAAAAGAGGGTTGGGACGAAAACCGCGCTTGGTTTGTTCGCATAGTGACCGACGACGTGGCCTACACCATGCCCGCCAACAGCCGCATCCAATACCTGCGCGGCATCTTCAACGGTCTCGTCGCACCGTTTTTCATCGGGAAAGACCTGCGCAACATAGAGGCACTCGTGGAAGCTTGCTACCGCGACGAGCGCAACTACAAATACTGCGGCATGCCGCTTTGGAACTGCATCGGACATGTCGAAATCGCAGCGTTGGGCCTGCTCGGCACACTGGCAGGCAAACCAGTGGCCGAGCTCTACGGCACCTTGATTCGACGCGACGTGGAAACCTACTACACCACCTTTGACCGGAAAAGCGCCCCGGAAGAGTATGCCCAAAAAGCCCTTGAAAAAGCCCGCGAACTGGGCGTTCGGGCCATGAAAGTAAAAATCGGCGGACGCATGGCCCCCGACCCTGTGCCCGGCCGAACGGAGGCCATCATCCCGCTCTTCCGAAAAATAGCGGGCGACGATTTCACGCTCTATGCTGATGCCAACGGTTCTTACGAAAATCTGAAAGACATCCTCCGCATCGGCCGCCGCTTGCACGCCGAAGGGTATGAAATATGGGAAGAGCCCTGCCCCTTCCGCGAATACGAGCTGACCCGTCAAGCAACCAAACGCCTTAAAATCAGCATTGCCGGCGGCGAGCAGGACAGCGCCATGCCCATCTGGCGGCGCATGATTGCCGAGCGCATCGTTGATGTCGTGCAGCCCGACCTAATGTACACAGGTGGCTTTGCTCGCGCCTTGCGCGTGGCCCGCACAGCTGCCGAACACGGGTTGCAAATCGCGCCGCACAGCCCCCACGTCGGGCATTTGCACGCGCCGATGCTGCACTTGGCCGCCATCACGCCCAATATGCCGAGGTTTCAGGAGTGGCAGCCTAACGATTACCTGAAAAAAGTGTACGCCCCCAACCTTAGCGTCGAGCACGGTCGAATGCCCATCCCGCTGGGACCGGGATGGGGGGTCACATTGGACCCCGACTTTGTGAAACAGCTCACCGTGGTAGAGGGCTGGTGA